Sequence from the Sphingobacteriaceae bacterium GW460-11-11-14-LB5 genome:
TAGTCTACACGCCCTACCAAGGCATTACGATTCCCAATCAAGTTGGGAATGACGATACCTCGTATCCTGTTATATCCACTCCAACATTTTTCGGAAAAAAATGCTTGCTCACGATGAGATCTTGTTAGCAAGTAACAAAAAAGGCAACCATTGGTTGCCTCTTAAATTCTATTTTATTAAATGTTTAATCTGGATCAGTTCATGATCTTCAAGATAGCGCCATCTGCCACGAGGTAGGTCTTTCTTGGTTAAATTGCCATATACCACACGATCTAGTTTTTCTACATTGTAACCCAGGTGTTCGAAAATACGGCGAACAATTCTGTTTTTACCGCTGTGAATCTGGATGCCGATTTCTTTTTTGGTACCACCTGCCACATAAGAAATGTTATCAGGTTTAATCAATCCATCTTCCAGTTCTAAACCAAAAGCAATTTTGTTTAAATCGCCTTGTGATAAAGCCTTATCTAACTCAACATTATAAATTTTGGTGATACCGTTTTTAGGATGTGATAATTTATCCGCTAAATCACCATCGTTTGTCATTAATAATAAACCTGTGGTGTTGCGGTCTAAACGACCAACCGGATAAATACGCTCACGGCTTGCTTTGTCAACCAATTGCATTACTGTCCGGCGTTCCTGCGGATCGTCGGTAGTGGTGATGTAATCTTTTGGTTTGTTTAATAAAACGTAAACTTTTTTCTCGCGTTTCAATAACTCTCCGTTGTAACGCACTAAATCTTTTGCCGGGTCAACTTTATGCCCTAATTCGGTAATGGCTTCTCCGTTTACGGTAATAATGCCGGCAGCAATTAACTCATCGGCCTTACGGCGAGAGCAGATGCCTGCATTTGAAATATATCTGTTCAGGCGAATTAAGCCTTTATCTTCATTTGTTTTGCGGCCCTGGGTAATTACAGTCCGCTCCGGGCGGTTAAATTCTGTATCTCTTGGTTGGGCTTCCTCACGTTTTCTAAACGGACGGGTATCGCCTTCTCTCGGCTCTCTAGGCTTTACATCTCTTGAACTTCCAGCACTTGGCTTGAAATCATCTGATTTGCCCCTTGATTTGTACTCTTTGTAACCACCTTCTCTAGGTTTGAAATCTCTCGGTCCGCCATCTTTCGATTTGAAATCACGGTCGCCTGTTCTTGGCTTGTAATCTCTCGGTCCGCCTTCTCTGGATTTAAAGTCGCGGTCGCCAGTTCTCGGTTTAAAATCTCTCGAATCTCCATCCTTAGATTTGAAATCGCGTTCTCCTGTTCTTGGCTTATAATCTCTTGCACCACCTTCTCTTGGTTTAAAATCTCTGTCTCCTGTTCTTGGTTTGTAATCTCTCGATCCGCCATCTCTCGATTTAAAATCACGGTCTCCGGTTCTTGGTTTATAATCTCTCGATCCACCTTCTCTGGATTTGAAGCTGCGGTCTTCTGATTTTGAGTTGTTATCTTTTGATTTAAATTCGCGGTCTCCAAATTTGAATCCTTTCGACTCTCCATCTTTCGATTTAAAATCACGGTCTCCTGTTCTTGGCCTGAAGTCTTTTTTGTCTCCGAAAGATTTTGATTTGAAATCTTTACCGTCTGCGCTTCTGGGTTTGAAGCCCTCTTTTGAATCGGATGATTTTTTGAATTTGCTGTCTTTGTCGTCTGATCTTCTTCTGTCAGACCCGGCCGAACTACTTCTGCCTTCTGTTTTTCGACTGCCTGGTTTGGACTTGTCATCCCGACTGTTCCTGTTGTTTTTATTTATCATGATACGCTTTTAACCACATTAAAAATGCGGGTTGCAAATTTATGAAAAATTGATGAACATAACAATTTTCAGAGCGGAAAAATTAGATAAAAAAATAGCCTCTAAAATAGAAAAATTCGCCTGAAAATCAAAATTTAAAATCCACGTTTAAAGTACTTTAAGGGCTGATTTTGGAGGGTATTTTTGTAACTGTTTGATAATGTGCTTATTATTTTTTACCTTTGCCAACGTTTTTATATAAGTTCACCAAAAAAAGGAGGAAAATGTTAAAGAAACACATCGTACCATTTGCGGTAGTGGCAACACTATTTATCTTGGCAAAAGTGTTCGCTTACCAAATGCCCTTAGCACAAAAAAGTCTTTTAAAAGAAGAAAAATTAAACACTACAATACCCAAATCTGATAGCCTGGAAGTTGAAAGCGCGCAAAAGCCGCTATCTTTAATGGCACAGTTAAATTTTGCAGAAGAAACCCTGCCCTTAGGCGATAAAAAGGTAGAACGCAAAATGAAAAAAATCCTTGCAGCACACAGTTACGGAAATACACAAACCAATCAATTGCATGCGAAAGCAGCAAAATGGTTTCCGGTAATTGAGCCTATTCTCGCTGCGTACGGAATTCCCAACGATTTTAAGTATTTGGCCCTGGTCGAATCTGGAATGGCGGAAGGAGTTTCTCCAAAAGGTGCAGCCGGAATCTGGCAGTTTATGCCTGGCACAGCCCGTACCTACGGATTAAGAGTAAACGGAAATGTTGATGAACGCTATAATCTGCGCAAATCGACAATTGCTGCCTGCAAATACATTAAAGAAATGTATAAAGGTTTAGAAAGCTGGACCTTGGTAGCTGCGGCTTACAATGTTGGCGACGGACGCCTGCGCAAGCAGATCAATAATCAAAATCAGGATAATTACTACAAAATGAAGCTGAACCGTGAAACGGGTGGCTATGTTTATAAAGTGATTTCTATGAAACAGATTATGGAGCACCCGAAACGTTACGGTTACGAAAAACCGAGATTATTATTGGCCTACAACGCCGAGTAATATAATTAAGATAAAGACAAGCATTTGGTAAGGCGTCCCGGTTTTAAATCGGGACGCTTTTTTTTTGGAAACTGATCACACAGATTGTCGGATTACATAGATTTGTTTTTTTACTAAACGCTAACCACTAATTTTTTTTAGAGCTATAGATTGATAGGAGAATTTTTCATGCATCACGCTAACTAATGAACCAATGACCAATGAACTAATGACCAATGAACCAATAAATATTTAGCCGCGGAGGCACGGATCAACACGAAATAGTTTTACCATATGAGGAATAGAAGGTCATTTAAGTGTATGTGTGTCTAGATGCATTGGTCATTTATTATATGCTTTTCATTATTATCAAACACAAAATATCAAATCAGTGTTTTTCCTAAACCCTAAACCCTAAACCCTAAACCCTAAACCCTAAACCCTAAACCCTAAACCCTAAACCCTAAATCCTAAACCCTAAATCATACTAACCAATGACCAATGAACGATTGAACTAATAAATCAATTTCCTTTCTTTGTATTATGTTCAAACTGCGCATCAATAAAATCATCAATCAACCTGGCGATAACATTACCTTTCAATTTGAGGAGGTGGATGAACCATATCCGAAGTATCTGGCGGGTCAGTTTATTTCATTGATTTTTCAGGGAAAACATAAGGAAATAAGGCGATCATATTCTTTTAACAGCTCGCCTGATGTGGATGAGCCATTATCGATTACCGTGAAACGCGTAGAGAATGGAGAGATTTCCAGGTTTCTCCACCATAAAACTTCGGTAAATGATATTCTTTTGGCGCAGGAACCACAAGGGATGTTCAGCTATTTGCCAGATGAAAACTTAGAAAGAGATCTTTTTCTGTTCGCGGCGGGGGTGGGAATCACGCCATTATTCTCGATTTTGAAAACGGCTTTAGTGCGTGAGAAAAAATCGCTGGTTACACTGGTTTATAGCAATCGGTCGATGGAGGATGCATTGTTTTATGATGAACTGAGCGAATGGCAAAAAAAATATCCTGAAAGGTTAAAGATTGTATGGGTGTTTAGCAATAGCAAAAATCTAATGACGGCCAGACTGAACAAATTCTATATCGAAAAATTACTCAAAGAACATTTACATTTTGATCGGAATGATGCGCTGTTTTATAGTTGTGGACCAATTATTTACATGGATTTATGCCGGATTACTTTGCTGGGTGTGGGTTTCGATATCAAACAGATTAAGAGAGAAACCTTTGTGCTGCCGGAAGATGAGGTGGATGAGGATGATGGCTCTGCAGAAAAGGTGGTAGATAAAAATACCTATTCGGTCGTTTTAAATTTTAAAGGAGAAATTTATCACCTCGATGTGCCCTGGCCAAAAAGGATTTTGGATGTTGCGCTCGAAAATAAAATCAAACTTCCCTATAGCTGTCGTGGAGGAGTGTGTAGTACCTGTGTAGCCAACTGTACCAAAGGTGGCGTAAGAATGGATTATAATGAAGTACTTACTGATGATGAGTTGGAAAGAGGCAGGGTTTTGGTTTGTACCGGGCATCCAACGGAGAATGGAACAACGATAGCGTGGTAGATTAGTTCATTTGTTCACCAGTGCATTGGTTAGCCTGGTGCTCACAGTGGCATCGTCATCTCGAGTGGAGAGAAAACAGAGACGAGAGACTTTTTAATATGTTGGTTAGATTCCGCTTTAAACAATGGCCTTAAAAAATCAGGGATAAAATTTATCTACGTTATCACTTATATAAGCTAGCGCTGGATATTGGCTGCTGGCGGTTTTTCTTCAAAATATAAAACCATTGCATCATTTTAAGCGTTTGTGAGGTAGGGTGAAAATTTTTTTTACGCTTTTAATTTGTTTCTTCTCTTTACCTCTGATTTTCTTAGAAATAGAAGTTGAGATTATGACAATTAATCCTTAATCAAGATTGGTTTTGACTTTCATTTTGATAAAATTTTTAGCATTTTTGCGGATTGAAATTTTGTCTTTTTAAAGGCTCAATTTTGCCTCCAACTTTTAATAAAATATGAGCAATAAATCTGTCGACCTCGGTGAGCAAAAAGATGTAGAAGTATATGGCGCGAGGGTACATAATTTAAAGAATATAGATGTCAGTTTTCCGCGCAACCAACTTGTTGTTATAACAGGGTTAAGTGGTAGCGGTAAATCTTCATTGGCTTTTGATACCATTTATGCAGAAGGACAGCGCCGTTATATGGAAACATTTAGCGCTTACAGCCGTCAGTTTATGGGCGGGATGGAGCGTCCTGATGTAGATAAGGTTTCGGGACTGAGTCCGGTTATTGCCATTGAGCAAAAAACCACTAGCAAAAATCCGCGCTCTACCGTAGGTACCATCACCGAGATTTACGATTTTATGCGCTTGCTTTATGCACGTGTTGCCGATGCCTATTCGTACAATACCGGCGAAAAGATGGAGCGCATGAGCGAAGATCAGATTCTGCAGAATATCTTTAATAAATTTGATGGGGTAGCTGTGAATATCCTTGCACCTGTTGTAAAAGGCAGAAAGGGGCATTACCGCGAACTTTTTGAGCAGATTCGTAAGCAAGGTTATGTAAAGGTTCGCATAGATGGTGAAATAAAAGATATTACCGCTAAAATGCAGGTAGATCGTTATAAAATCCACGATATCGAAGTGGTGATTGACCGCCTGATTATTGATGTTAAGGATAAAAAACGCTTGCTCGATTCATTGCAGATTGCGATGAAGATGGGTAAAGGCGTAATCAAAATTAGCGACAAGGATAATAACGTTGCGCATTTCAGTAAGTTTTTAATGTGCCCAACTACGGGTATTTCTTACGATGAGCCTCAGCCGAACAGTTTTTCATTCAACTCGCCATATGGGGCCTGCGAGCGTTGCGATGGTTTAGGTTATATCTTCGTGGTGGATAAAGAATCGGTGATTCCGAACCCCAAACTGAGTATTTTAAATGGTGGTTTAGCGCCACTGGGCGAATATAGAGACATCTGGATGTTCCAGGTGTTAAAGGCCCTGGCTAAAAAATATAATTTCTCGCTTTCTACCCCGATCGAAAAACTGGGCGATGAAGTGATCAATATTATCTTAAATGGTACACATGACCTGATTAATGTGGCTGTTGAGTATAATAAATGGAACGTTCAGAATTATAATATCACTTTTGATGGTATTATTAAGATGCTCGAAGAGCAGAACGAAAAAAGGGGCGAGGCTGCGGTTGACGATATGGAGACTTTCCGTAAACTGAAAACCTGTCCGGAGTGTAATGGCGCCAGGCTGAAAAAAGAAAGTCTGCATTTCAAGGTGGATGGTAAGAATATTTTCGAACTGTCATCAATGGACATTTTTAACCTGCATAGCTGGTTTGAAAAAGTAGACGAACGCCTTACCGATCGCCAGAATATTATTGCAAAGGAAATTTTAAAGGAAATTAAAGCCAGGATCGGGTTTTTAACTGATGTGGGTTTAACTTATTTAACTTTAGATCGTACAGCGCGTACACTTTCTGGTGGCGAGGCGCAACGAATCCGTTTGGCTACACAGATCGGCTCGCAGTTGATGAACGTCATGTACATCCTCGACGAGCCAAGTATCGGTTTGCACCAGCGTGATAACGAACGTTTGATTAATGCACTTAAAAATCTTCGTGATCTTGGAAACACCGTTTTGGTGGTAGAGCACGATAAGGATATGATTTTGGAAGCCGATTGGGTAATTGATGTCGGCCCGGGAGCAGGTATTCATGGCGGAACAGTAGTGGCAGAAGGGACTGCAGCACATATTTTAAAATCGAAAACCTTAACTGCCGATTACCTCAACGGCAGAAAGAAAATTGAAACACCAAAAACCCGTAGAAAAGGCAATGGACATAAACTTTCGATTGTTAAAGCAACCGGTCATAACTTAAAAGAGGTTTCGGTAGATTTTCCTTTGGGTAAATTTATTGCCGTAACAGGTGTTTCGGGTAGTGGTAAATCCAGTTTGATTACCGAAACTTTGTATCCTATTTTAAATCATCATTTCTTCAGGGCGAAAAAACAACCTTTGCCTTACGAGAAAATTAATGGGTTAAAAGAAATTGATAAGGTAATTGAAATTGATCAGGCACCTATCGGCAGAACGCCACGCTCAAATCCTTCTACTTATACGGGAGTGTTTTCTGACATCAGAAATCTGTTCGTGCAGTTGCCTGAGGCAAAAATCCGTGGTTACAAGCCGGGTCGTTTCTCTTTTAACGTAAAGGGTGGTCGCTGCGAAACCTGTCAGGGTGCAGGTTTAAAGGTAATCGAAATGAATTTCTTACCTGATGTGCAGGTGCCTTGCGAAGAATGTGGAGGGAAAAGATATAACAGGGAAACTTTAGAAGTTCGTTTCCGCGGAAAATCGATTAGTGATGTGCTGGACATGAGTATCGAAGATGCCTGTAATTTCTTCGAAAATATCCCCATCATCTACAGGAAGATTAAAACATTGAAAGATGTTGGTTTAGGTTACATTACTTTGGGGCAATCGTCGGTTACCTTATCAGGAGGAGAGGCACAGCGTGTTAAACTGGCTACCGAACTTTCTAAAAAAGATACCGGAAAAACCTTCTACATATTAGATGAACCTACAACCGGACTTCACTTCGAAGATATTAATGTGCTTTTGGGCGTGTTACAAGAACTGGTTGATAAAGGAAATACCATTTTGGTAATCGAACATAACTTAGATGTGGTGAAAGTAGCCGATTGGGTAATCGATTTAGGTGAAGAAGGTGGTGCTGGTGGCGGAAGGATTTTATTCGAAGGTACACCGGAGGGTTTAATCCAGAATCCGATCAGCTTAACCGGAAAGTTTTTGAAAAAGGAAATGGATTGGGAGAAGGGGTTTGAAGAGTCCGGAGTCAGTAGTCCGAAGTCCGAAGTCAAAGCGTCCAGGAAGAAGAAATAATCCGAGTTTGGAGGTCAGAATGATCAAGGTAACAGGTTTTAACGATCGTCATCCTGAACTTATTTCAGAGGCTATTTCAATTGAATGGTTTTGTCATCCTGAGCCTGTCGAAGGACCTGATTAAATTTGTGTTAAGTGTTTCGACAAGCTCAGCATGACGAGCGTATTAATTTAACTAATCATTACATCTTCCATCTTACATTACCCATTTTACATTATACACATGATTTTCACCGATACCCATACCCATTTATATTACGAGCAAGATGCGGAAAAACAGAAGCAATTGATGGAGCGCTGTTTTGAGAACGACGTTAACCGTTTGTTTTTGCCCAATGTTGATGTGAAATCGATTGCCATGATTGATGACCTGGTCGCGAAATATCCGGCAAACTGTTTTGCCATGGCTGGTTTGCACCCTTGTGATGTGAAAGAAGATTACCTCAGCCAATTAGACGAAATTTACAACAGTATTTCCGGGCGTAAAATTTATGCCATTGGCGAAATTGGCATCGATTTATACTGGGATAAAACTACTTTGGCGATTCAGCAAGATGCTTTTCGCAAACAGATTGGCTGGGCAAAAGATTTAGGTTTGCCGATTGTGATCCATTGCCGCGAAGCTTTTGATGAGGTTTTCGAATTGTTGGAAAGTGAAAGGGATGAAAAACTACGTGGGATATTCCATTGTTTTACCGGCAATTTAGCACAGGCAAAGCAGGCCATCGATTTAAATTTCTATTTAGGTATTGGTGGCGTGGTTACTTATAAAAAAGCCGGATTGGACCTGGTATTATCCGAAATTCCTTTGACTAACCTGGTTTTAGAAACAGATTCGCCTTATCTGGCTCCGGTTCCTTTCCGTGGTAAACCCAATGAGAGTAGTTATTTGATTTATGTTGCCCAAAAACTGGCCGATATTTACGGCGTTTCTATGGAAGAAATCGCAGATGTAACTACTGAGAACTCGAAGAAAATTTTCGGAGTTTAAGCATTAGTTTATTACCTGGCCATCATGCTGAATTTAGTTCAGCATCTTTATAGCCAGATTTTGAAACAAGTTCAGGATAACAACTATATCGAATTTCTTGTATTGCAAAATGATGGCTTAAAATTTATTATATTGGCAATATATTAACGATTTTTGGCTTTTTTGTTGCTAAATTAAAAATACAGACTCGCCATTTGTAATTTTTTAGTTTCTTTGTGGTGAGCAACCTTCACCAACCAAATGACCAAAATACTTATAATTTATACCGGTGGAACCATCGGTATGGTTAACGATCCTACAAATGGGATGTTAATTCCATTTGATTTTCAGCAGATAAAAGAAAACGTCCCTGAGTTAAGCCGTTTAGATTACGATTTAGATGTGCATTCCTTCAATCCGGTATTGGATTCGTCAAACATGGATCCTGAAATATGGAAAACCTTAGCTGAACTTGTTTATCACAAATATGATGCGTACGATGGTTTCGTGATCCTCCACGGATCTGATACCATGGCTTTTACGGCTTCGGCATTGAGCTTTATGCTCGAAAATCTGGCTAAACCTGTGGTGTTAACCGGATCTCAGCTTCCAATTGGCGAAATCAGAACAGACGCTAAAGAGAACTTAATTACTGCTTTAGAAATTGCAGCCACCAAAGAAGATGGAAAAGCCCTTTTTCCGGAAGTCTGCATTTATTTTGATGCACAATTATTCAGGGGTAACCGCTCTATCAAATACAACAGCGAAAAGTTCGAGGCTTTCCGCTCGCCAAATTACCCGATACTTGCCGAAGCAGGCGTTCACTTGCAATTTCATCGAAACTATATCCTAAAAGCTACAGAAGGGGAATTGAAATTGCACACCAATTTTAATTCAAATATCGGCGTGCTGAAATTATATCCTGGCATAACGCCACAAGCCGTTCAGGCGATAACCGATTCGAAAGTAGATGCCATTATTTTAGAAACTTTTGGCTCTGGCAATACCACAACGGCGCAATGGTTTTTAGATAGTCTGCGTCAGGCCATTTTGAATGGGAAGATCATTATCGACATTTCTCAATGTAAAAAAGGTTCGGTTCAGCTAGGCCGCTACGAAACCAGTAGAGAACTATTGAAAATGGGCATTTTAAGTGGTTATGATTTAACTTTCGAAGCTACGGTAACCAAATTAATGTTCGTTATGGGCTTAGGTTTATCCATAGAAGAAAGCCGTAAATTAATGGAAGAATCGTTGCGTGGAGAGCTGACTAAAGATTAGCGCTAGTCGGGATTTATAATCCCGTCAATAGAATTAAGGATTTGCAATCCTTTACGCTAATAAGGTCGGAATTGCAAATCCCGACCAACAAAAAAACGCCCAAATCAATTGCAGTTGGCTATTTGTAGTTAGCCGTTTTGTATTACCATAAGTAAAACTTCTGCAATTATGACCAACATCATTTCGGTTATAAGTATTTAGCCTTATTTTTGCTAGCAAAGAGGTATAAGGTGTAGGGTTTAAGGCGAAAGGTGATGTCTTGATACCTGATCCTTAACAACTCGATACTTATTAAACATGAAAATAGAACAAATATATACAGGTTGCCTGGCAGAAGCCGCTTATTACATCGAAAGTGATGGCGAGGCTGCAATTATTGATCCGCTAAGAGAGGTTGGTACTTATTTAAGGAAGGCCGAAAAAGCAGGAGCAACCATAAAGTATATTTTCGAAACGCATTTTCATGCCGATTTTGTTTCTGGCCACGTAGATCTCGCAGAGAAATCTGGTGCCGAAATTATCTATGGCCCAACGGCTAAAACAGAATTTAAATCGCACATGGCCAAAGATGGCGAGCAGTTTAAAATCGGTAAACTAACTATAACTGCATTACACACCCCCGGACATACTTTAGAATCGACCACTTATCTGTTAACCGATGAAAATGGAAAAGATCACTGTATTTTTAGTGGCGATACCTTATTTATTGGTGATGTTGGTCGCCCGGATTTAGCACAGAAAGGCCATTTAACGATGGAAGATCTGGCAGGAATGCTTTACGATTCGTTGAATGAGAAAATAAAACCTTTAGCGGATGATGTAATTGTTTACCCGGCGCACGGCGCAGGTTCTGCCTGTGGTAAAAGCATGAGTAAAGAAACTTTCGATACTTTAGGGCATCAGAAAGAAGTAAATTACGCTTTAAAAGCGACAACCAAAGAGCAGTTTATTGCAGAAGTAACGGATGGCATTATGCCGCCACCGCAATATTTCGCCAAAAATGCAGCCATTAATAAAGGTGGTGTAGAAAGTATTGATGAGGTTTATGAAAAAGGTTTAAATGCTTTAACACCTCAGCAATTTGAAGATACCGCAAACCAAACCGGTGCCATCATGCTGGATACCCGCGATCCGCAGGTTTTTGCTAAGGGATTTATTCCAAATTCGATTAATATTGGTCTTAATGGACAGTTTGCACCTTGGGTTGGTGCTTTAATTACCGATTTACAGCAACCAATTTTATTGATTACTGATCAGGGTAAGGAAGAAGAAACCATTACCCGTTTAACCCGCGTAGGTTACGACAGTACCATTGGTTATTTAGATGGTGGTTTCGAAAGATGGACAGATGCCGGTAAGGAAATCGATACCATTCAATCCATCTCTGCAGCGGCATTTGAAGCAGCCAGTCTTAACGGAGAAATTACGGCACTGGATGTGCGTAAACCGGGTGAATATGAATCAGAGCATCTGGAATTTACGCTGAGCCGCCCGTTAGATTTTATAAACGACTGGACTGGCGAAATCAATCCGAAAGCTACTTATTACATTCACTGTGCAGGTGGTTACCGCTCGATGATTGCCGCATCTATTTTAAAATCGCGTGGCGTAGAAAATGTGATTGATATTGCTGGCGGTTATGGTGCAATTAAAAATACCGGTTTAAAAAGAACCGATTTTGCATGCCCGAGTAAAGCAATGAAAATTTAATAACAAGCAATTGTCACATTGAGCTTGTCGAAATGCCATCAAGGTTCTTCGACAGGCTCAGAATGACAACCTAAGATATAACCATTTGGCAAATCAAAATCATTACGACGTATTAATTATCGGTGCCGGCCCAATAGGTATGGCGTGCGCTATTGAAGCTCAAAAGGCAAACTTAAGTTATGTAATTGTAGAGAAAGGTGCTTTGGTGAACAGCTTGTTCAACTATCCTGTATTTATGACCTTCTTTTCTACTTCTCAAAAATTAGAAATTGGAGGCGTGCCTTTCGTAACCATTAGTCCGAAACCTAACAGAAATGAAGCGGTTGAATATTATCGCCGTGTGGCTGAAAAGTTTGATTTAAACATCCATCTTTTCGAAAGTGTAAAGCAGGTGGTTAAAAACGATAGCGATGTTTTCGAAATCAAGACTTCAAAAACGGATTATACGGCCAATAATGTAATTGTGGCGACCGGTTTTTATGATGTTCCTTTGTTGATGAATGTTCCGGGAGAGGATATGCCAAAAGTGACGCATTATTATAAAGATCCACATTTATACGCCTTCCAGAATGTTGTAGTAGTTGGCGCCAATAATTCAGGGGTAGATGCGGCTTTAGAAACCTACCGAAAAGGTGCAAACGTAACGATGGTGGTTCGCAGTGGCGATCTGGGCCCTCATGTTAAATATTGGGTTCGGCCGGAT
This genomic interval carries:
- a CDS encoding phenylacetic acid degradation protein; protein product: MFKLRINKIINQPGDNITFQFEEVDEPYPKYLAGQFISLIFQGKHKEIRRSYSFNSSPDVDEPLSITVKRVENGEISRFLHHKTSVNDILLAQEPQGMFSYLPDENLERDLFLFAAGVGITPLFSILKTALVREKKSLVTLVYSNRSMEDALFYDELSEWQKKYPERLKIVWVFSNSKNLMTARLNKFYIEKLLKEHLHFDRNDALFYSCGPIIYMDLCRITLLGVGFDIKQIKRETFVLPEDEVDEDDGSAEKVVDKNTYSVVLNFKGEIYHLDVPWPKRILDVALENKIKLPYSCRGGVCSTCVANCTKGGVRMDYNEVLTDDELERGRVLVCTGHPTENGTTIAW
- a CDS encoding hydrolase TatD, translated to MIFTDTHTHLYYEQDAEKQKQLMERCFENDVNRLFLPNVDVKSIAMIDDLVAKYPANCFAMAGLHPCDVKEDYLSQLDEIYNSISGRKIYAIGEIGIDLYWDKTTLAIQQDAFRKQIGWAKDLGLPIVIHCREAFDEVFELLESERDEKLRGIFHCFTGNLAQAKQAIDLNFYLGIGGVVTYKKAGLDLVLSEIPLTNLVLETDSPYLAPVPFRGKPNESSYLIYVAQKLADIYGVSMEEIADVTTENSKKIFGV
- a CDS encoding L-asparaginase 1, translated to MTKILIIYTGGTIGMVNDPTNGMLIPFDFQQIKENVPELSRLDYDLDVHSFNPVLDSSNMDPEIWKTLAELVYHKYDAYDGFVILHGSDTMAFTASALSFMLENLAKPVVLTGSQLPIGEIRTDAKENLITALEIAATKEDGKALFPEVCIYFDAQLFRGNRSIKYNSEKFEAFRSPNYPILAEAGVHLQFHRNYILKATEGELKLHTNFNSNIGVLKLYPGITPQAVQAITDSKVDAIILETFGSGNTTTAQWFLDSLRQAILNGKIIIDISQCKKGSVQLGRYETSRELLKMGILSGYDLTFEATVTKLMFVMGLGLSIEESRKLMEESLRGELTKD
- a CDS encoding murein transglycosylase, which codes for MLKKHIVPFAVVATLFILAKVFAYQMPLAQKSLLKEEKLNTTIPKSDSLEVESAQKPLSLMAQLNFAEETLPLGDKKVERKMKKILAAHSYGNTQTNQLHAKAAKWFPVIEPILAAYGIPNDFKYLALVESGMAEGVSPKGAAGIWQFMPGTARTYGLRVNGNVDERYNLRKSTIAACKYIKEMYKGLESWTLVAAAYNVGDGRLRKQINNQNQDNYYKMKLNRETGGYVYKVISMKQIMEHPKRYGYEKPRLLLAYNAE
- a CDS encoding pseudouridylate synthase, yielding MINKNNRNSRDDKSKPGSRKTEGRSSSAGSDRRRSDDKDSKFKKSSDSKEGFKPRSADGKDFKSKSFGDKKDFRPRTGDRDFKSKDGESKGFKFGDREFKSKDNNSKSEDRSFKSREGGSRDYKPRTGDRDFKSRDGGSRDYKPRTGDRDFKPREGGARDYKPRTGERDFKSKDGDSRDFKPRTGDRDFKSREGGPRDYKPRTGDRDFKSKDGGPRDFKPREGGYKEYKSRGKSDDFKPSAGSSRDVKPREPREGDTRPFRKREEAQPRDTEFNRPERTVITQGRKTNEDKGLIRLNRYISNAGICSRRKADELIAAGIITVNGEAITELGHKVDPAKDLVRYNGELLKREKKVYVLLNKPKDYITTTDDPQERRTVMQLVDKASRERIYPVGRLDRNTTGLLLMTNDGDLADKLSHPKNGITKIYNVELDKALSQGDLNKIAFGLELEDGLIKPDNISYVAGGTKKEIGIQIHSGKNRIVRRIFEHLGYNVEKLDRVVYGNLTKKDLPRGRWRYLEDHELIQIKHLIK
- a CDS encoding excinuclease ABC subunit A gives rise to the protein MSNKSVDLGEQKDVEVYGARVHNLKNIDVSFPRNQLVVITGLSGSGKSSLAFDTIYAEGQRRYMETFSAYSRQFMGGMERPDVDKVSGLSPVIAIEQKTTSKNPRSTVGTITEIYDFMRLLYARVADAYSYNTGEKMERMSEDQILQNIFNKFDGVAVNILAPVVKGRKGHYRELFEQIRKQGYVKVRIDGEIKDITAKMQVDRYKIHDIEVVIDRLIIDVKDKKRLLDSLQIAMKMGKGVIKISDKDNNVAHFSKFLMCPTTGISYDEPQPNSFSFNSPYGACERCDGLGYIFVVDKESVIPNPKLSILNGGLAPLGEYRDIWMFQVLKALAKKYNFSLSTPIEKLGDEVINIILNGTHDLINVAVEYNKWNVQNYNITFDGIIKMLEEQNEKRGEAAVDDMETFRKLKTCPECNGARLKKESLHFKVDGKNIFELSSMDIFNLHSWFEKVDERLTDRQNIIAKEILKEIKARIGFLTDVGLTYLTLDRTARTLSGGEAQRIRLATQIGSQLMNVMYILDEPSIGLHQRDNERLINALKNLRDLGNTVLVVEHDKDMILEADWVIDVGPGAGIHGGTVVAEGTAAHILKSKTLTADYLNGRKKIETPKTRRKGNGHKLSIVKATGHNLKEVSVDFPLGKFIAVTGVSGSGKSSLITETLYPILNHHFFRAKKQPLPYEKINGLKEIDKVIEIDQAPIGRTPRSNPSTYTGVFSDIRNLFVQLPEAKIRGYKPGRFSFNVKGGRCETCQGAGLKVIEMNFLPDVQVPCEECGGKRYNRETLEVRFRGKSISDVLDMSIEDACNFFENIPIIYRKIKTLKDVGLGYITLGQSSVTLSGGEAQRVKLATELSKKDTGKTFYILDEPTTGLHFEDINVLLGVLQELVDKGNTILVIEHNLDVVKVADWVIDLGEEGGAGGGRILFEGTPEGLIQNPISLTGKFLKKEMDWEKGFEESGVSSPKSEVKASRKKK
- a CDS encoding MBL fold metallo-hydrolase, which encodes MKIEQIYTGCLAEAAYYIESDGEAAIIDPLREVGTYLRKAEKAGATIKYIFETHFHADFVSGHVDLAEKSGAEIIYGPTAKTEFKSHMAKDGEQFKIGKLTITALHTPGHTLESTTYLLTDENGKDHCIFSGDTLFIGDVGRPDLAQKGHLTMEDLAGMLYDSLNEKIKPLADDVIVYPAHGAGSACGKSMSKETFDTLGHQKEVNYALKATTKEQFIAEVTDGIMPPPQYFAKNAAINKGGVESIDEVYEKGLNALTPQQFEDTANQTGAIMLDTRDPQVFAKGFIPNSINIGLNGQFAPWVGALITDLQQPILLITDQGKEEETITRLTRVGYDSTIGYLDGGFERWTDAGKEIDTIQSISAAAFEAASLNGEITALDVRKPGEYESEHLEFTLSRPLDFINDWTGEINPKATYYIHCAGGYRSMIAASILKSRGVENVIDIAGGYGAIKNTGLKRTDFACPSKAMKI